AGGTTGCCCGAAAGCTGGGGCTGGACCCTGACCACCGGGTGGTTAACGTCCAGGGTGACGAGCCGCTGATACCGCCGGCGTTGATTAACCAGGTGGCCGATAATCTCGACTACTTCCCTGAGGCCAGTATTGCCACCCTGTGCGAGCGTATCCACGACGCCCGGCAGGTATTCAACCCGAACGTGGTGAAGGTGGTGTTCGATAGCCGGGGAATGGCGCACTACTTCAGCCGAGCACCCATCCCCTGGGCGCGGGACTTCTGGCCCGCCAACGCATCGGTGGCTGACGTAGACTTACCCGAGGGCATTGGTTACTTCCGGCACATTGGCATTTATGGCTACCGTGCCAGTGTGCTCAGCCTGTTTGTCAGCTGGCCGCCGGCACCGACAGAACAGGTGGAAGCGCTGGAACAGCTCCGGGCCTTGTATAACGGTGCTCACATCCACGTGGATATCGCTGATCGACCGCCCGCACCGGGTGTCGATACCGAAGAGGATCTGGCCCGGGTGCGGGCTCTGATAGAAGCAGGAGGAAGTTATGCCTGATCAGGTCAGTGTGTTGTTTGTTTGTCTGGGTAACATCTGTCGTTCGCCAACGGCGGAAGGGGTGTTCCGGCAACTGGTCACTGAGCAGGGAATGACAGAACATCTGCACATTGATTCCTGTGGCACCGGTAACTGGCATATTGGTAAGTCGCCGGATGCCCGGGCCATGGCGGCGGCAGACCGTCGCGGTGTTGATATCAGTGACCTGAGGGCCCGGCAGATCAAGGCTGAAGACCTCGACCGGTTTGATTACGTGTTGGTGATGGATAGGCAGAACCTGGCCGATGTCAGGGATATCTGGCATCAGAATGGCGGCACCGAACCTCGCCTTTTTCTTGAGTTTGGTGAGTCCGGCCAGGCCGAGGTGCCGGATCCATACTACGGCGGTGAGGACGGTTTTGAACGAGTGCTTGACCTGATTCACGAAGCCAGTCAAGGCTTACTGGAGGATATCCGGGGGCGATTGGCTTGAATGGCGCGCTGAGTGTCACCGAGCATGCTGATCTGCGTGAGCTGAATACACTCGCGATTGCGGCGCGGGCTCGTTATCTGATTCGGATTTCCGGCGTGGATGACCTCACCGCCGCACTGGCCTGGGCTGAGGCCCGGGAGCTGGACACCCTGATTCTCGGTGGTGGCAGTAACCTTGTGTTTGCCGGTGATTTTGACGGTGCGGTCCTGCACATACAGATTCGGGGCCGGCATTGGGAAAAAGTAAACGGTGACGACGCCGTACTGGTTCTGGGTGCTGGTGAAAACTGGCATGAGGCGGTTTTATACGCTGCCCGCTCGGGTTACCGGGGCATAGAAAACCTGGCGCTGATTCCCGGCACTGCCGGCGCTGCGCCGGTGCAGAACATTGGTGCCTACGGTGTTGAACTTGCCGATACCCTGGTAAGTGTGACAGCGTTGGATCGTGTTACCCGGGGTGTGGTTACCCTGGCCGCCGGCGATTGCCAGTTTGGATACCGTGACAGCCTGTTCAAACGGCAGCCTGGCCGCTACACCATCCTTGAACTTAGACTAAAACTTTCCCGATCCTTGCCATTAAAGCTGGATTACCGGGATCTTCAGGATTATCTCGGGGATACCGATGTCAACGCCCTTACGCCTCTGGAGGTTGCTGAAGCGGTGATGGCGGTGCGGCACCGCAAGCTGCCGGACCCCGCCGTTTTGCCTAACGCGGGCAGCTTCTTCAAGAATCCGGTGATCAATCAGGTGGCGTTTGAAAGGTTGCAGGAGCGCTTTCCTGGTGTGGTGTTTTATCCGGTAGAGCAGGGTGTCAAACTGGCTGCGGCCTGGTTGATTGACCAGGCTGGCTGGAAAGGCTTTCGCAATACCCGGGTGGGTGTTCATAACCGACAGGCTCTGGTGCTGATCAACCACTCGGGGGGCTCTGGTGCCGAGGTGCTGGCGCTGGCTGACGAGGTGCGCCGGTCTGTGCAGGAAACCTTCGGGGTTGAGCTTGAAATGGAACCGGGTGTCGTTGGCGCTCGTTAGCGTGGCTGGTCAGAAACCGCCGGGCTGCCCTTTCAGGCAGCCCAGGGGATGATCGAGCGGCCTTAGAGGCCGCCCTTCGGGGAGGCTTTCACCAGGAACGCCAGCGCTTCTTCCACCGGGATGTCCTGTTTTTCTTCATCGCGGCGGCCCTTGTATTCCAGGGTGCCGGCGGTCAGCCCGCGCTCTGAAATCACGAACCGGTGAGGAATGCCCATCAATTCCATATCGGCGAACTTGACGCCTGGGCGTTCGTTACGGTCATCCAGCAGTACGTCGTAACCCGCCTGGCGCAACTGGCTGTAAAGTTTCTCGCCGGCTTCGGCCACTACCGCATTTTTGTGGGCGTTGAGAGTAACAATGGCCACCTGGAACGGAGCGATGGCGTCTGGCCAGATGATGCCCTTGTCGTCATGGTTCTGTTCGATAGACGCGGCCACAATACGGGAAACGCCAATGCCGTAGCAGCCCATTTCCATGATCACCGTCTTGCCGTTTTCATCCAGAACGGTGGCGTTCATGGCAGAGCTGTACTTGTTACCCAGTTTGAAGATGTGGCCGACCTCGATACCACGGCGGATCTCCAGGGTACCCTTGCCATCCGGGCTGGGATCACCTTCCTCCACGTTGCGCAGGTCTTCCACCCGGCCCAGGGGTACGTCGCGTTCCCAGTTAACGCCGGTCAGGTGGTAGTCGTCCTTGTTGGCACCACACACGAAGTCTGCCAGGTGGGCAGCGCTGCGGTCGACGATCACAGGCACAGCCAGGTTGACCGGGCCGATGGAGCCGGGTTTGCAACCAATGGCCTTTTCGATTTCTTCATCGGTGGCCATGGTCAGCGGCTCGGCAATGCCGTTCAGGTTTTCGGCCTTGATGTCATTCAGGGTGTGATCGCCCCGGAGAATCAGTGCAACCAGGCCGGATTCGCCGTTCTCGTCGGCTTCGCCTTTGACCAGCAGGGTCTTCACGCTGCGCTCTGCCGGCAGGCCGAGGAACTGGGAAACGGCTTCGATGGTTTTCTGGCCTGGCGTGTGCACTTCGGTCATGGTCTCGCCAGGAGCCGGGCGATCACCCGCAGGGGCAATGGCTTCAGCTTTTTCGATGTTGGCGGCGTAATCGCTTTCGGTGCTGAACACGATGGCGTCTTCGCCGGAGGATGCCAGTACATGGAACTCGTGGGAGGCACTGCCGCCAATGGCACCGGAATCCGCTTGCACCGGCCGATAATCCAGCCCGAGGCGATCAAAGATGTTGCAGTAGGTCTGGTGCATAACCTGGTAGGTGTCATCCAGCGAAGCTGAGTTCAGGTGGAAGGAATAGGCATCCTTCATGATGAATTCGCGGGCACGCATAACGCCGAAGCGGGGGCGGCGCTCATCACGGAACTTGGTCTGGATCTGATAAAAGTTAGCCGGCAGTTCCTTGTAGCTTTTCAGCTCGTTGCGGATCAGGTCGGTGATGACTTCTTCGTGGGTTGGGCCAAAGCAGAAGTCCCGGCCGTGGCGGTCATTCATACGCAGCAGTTCGCCGCCGTACTGCTCCCAGCGCCCGGATTCCTGCCAGAGCTCGGCTGGCTGCACGGCCGGCATCAGAACTTCCTGGGCTCCACTCTTGTCCATCTCTTCGCGAACAATTCGTTCCACCTTGCGCAGGGTGCGCAGGCCCATGGGGAGCCAGGTGTAGAGGCCTGCGGCCAGCTTCCGGATCATTCCGGCGCGCAGCATCAGCTGATGGCTGATAATCTCTGCATCTGAGGGTGTCTCTTTCTGGGTGGCAATCAGGTAACGGCTTGCTCGCATCGTGTCTTCCGCTTTATTGAAAAGTGGGGGTTAAGACTAATTGGCAGGGCTTCTGGCCTGCTTCTGCCTTTCTTTGTCGTAAAGTGGACGTTATTGTACGGAGCCTGCTTCACAAGGTACAGATGATGACTGACGAATCTATCGACGTAACACCTCGCCGGCGACCGGTTCAGGCGCGCAGTCGGGAGCGGGTGGGCAATATCCTCAGCCATGCCGCGGCCATTTTTCATGAGAACGGGGTGGATGGCACCAGTATGTCCGCCATTGCCCGGCAATCTGGCATGTCGTTAGCGTCCCTTTACCGCTACTTTCCGAACAAGGCGGCCATCGTTCATGCCATTGCCGAAGGGCATGTCGAGAAAATGGAAACCGCGCTGCGGGAGAAACTGCCCGAGCTGAGCCTGCACGACGCGGTGGATGTGCTGATTGATCAGTTCTACGACTTCTACCGCACCGAACCGGCGTACTCGGCAATCTGGAGCGGCGTGGAGTCCATGCCCGAGCTTCGGGAACTGGATCTGCGGGAACTCTATAGCAACGCCCGTGACCTGGATGCCCGGCTCCAGCAGGAGTATCCGGCGCTGCCGAAAGAGCGCAGCTGGACCGCCAGCCTGTTGTTGCCCCGATCTGCCGGAACCATTCTCCGGCTCGCAGCCACCCTGCCGGACGACCAGGGGCAGCAGTTGGTGGTGGAGTTAAAGTGTATGGCCAGGGCTTACCTGGCAGAGCTGACCCGTCAGGAAAGATAGCCCAGGGGCAGGGCGGTACTGTCGATTACCCTCCGCAGTACAAAGCTGGAGTGCACCCCGCTGACACCCTGAATCCGGGTAATGCGGTTGAGCAGAAACTGGTGGTAATGATCCATGTCTGGCACCACCACTTTCAGCATGTAATCGGCACTCTGGCCGGTGATCAGATAGCACTCCTGAACCTCTGGAAAGACCGCCACCTGTTCCTCGAAAGCGGCAAAGCGTTCCGGTGTATGTCGGTCCATGCCGATCAGAATGATGGCGGTCAGCGACAACCCCAGTTTTTTGTGGTCCAGAATGGTCACTGTGCGCACTATGATGCCCGCGTCTTCGAGCGCCCGCACCCGGCGCAGGCAAGGGGAGGGCGAAAGCCCGACTTTCTCCGCCAGTTGCTGGTTGGTCAGGGAGCCGTCCTTCTGCAATTGTTCCAGGATTTTCCGGTCAGTTTTGTCAATTCTGACCAGTGCCTTGTCATTGTTCGCAATCATGTGCTGTAAATCCTGACTTGTTGGCAATATATGGCTTATGAATAACGGTTTTGGGCTAAAATAGCAACCAAATAGCGCCATATGGGCGTTACACTCTCTCCATTGATACGAACAGCGAAAGGAATGTTCCGTTATGGCCTTTGATCATCGTAAATACGTCGCCTTCAAACCGGTTGCCAAGAAAGACCGCCGCTGGCCGGACCAGGTTATCGAGAAAGCACCCACCTGGTGTGCTGTCGACCTGCGCGATGGCAACCAGTCGCTGATCAAGCCCATGTCCGTTGCCCAGAAGCAGCGCCTGTTCGATTTGCTGGTCAAACTGGGCTTTAAGGAAATCGAGATTGGGTTCCCGGCCGCCAGCCAGCCGGATTTTGATTTCTGCCGCAAGCTGATTGAAGAAAACCGGATTCCGGACGATGTGAAAATCCAGGTGCTGACCCAGGCCCGCCCGGAACTGATTGAGCGCACTTATGAAGCCCTGGAAGGCGCAAAGCAGGCGATTGTGCACGTGTACAACTCCACGTCCACCGTGCAGCGCGAGCAGGTATTTGGTCTCGATCGGGCCGGCATTCGCGAGATTGCCGTTAACGGTGCCACCCTTGTGAAAGAGATTGCGGCCCGTTATCCGGACACCGACTGGACCTTCCAGTATTCCCCGGAGAGCTTCACCGGCACCGAACTGGACTTCGCTGCGGAAGTGATTGATGCGGTCACCGAGGTGTGGCGACCGGATCAGGGGCAGCCGGTGATTATCAATCTGCCGGCTACCGTAGAAATGTCTACCCCTAACGTGTTTGCCGACCAGGTGGAGTGGATTTGCGAAAACATCCGGTATCGCGAGCACATCAGCATCAGTCTGCATACCCATAACGACCGGGGGTGTGCGGTGGCTGCGGCCGAACTGGGCGTGATGGCCGGCGCTGACCGGATCGAAGGTACCCTGATGGGTAACGGGGAGCGCACTGGCAACATGGATCTGGTAACCATGGCCATGAACCTGTATTCACAGGGCATTGATCCGACCCTGGACTTGTCCGGCATGGCGGAAATTACCGAGGTGGTGGAAGCCTGTACCGAGATTTCCACCCACCCGCGTCATCCGTATGCGGGCGAGCTGGTGTTCACCGCCTTCTCGGGCAGTCACCAGGACGCCATCCGTAAGTGCCTGGCCCGCCGTAAGGAGGGCGACGCCTGGAACGTGGCCTACCTGCCCATCGATCCGTTCGATGTGGGCCGTCGCTATGAAGAGGTGGTGCGCATCAATAGCCAGTCCGGCAAGGGTGGCGTTGCTTATGTACTGGAGCGGGACTACGACATTACCCTGCCGCGTTGGTTGCAGATTGAATTCAGTAAAGTGGTCCAGAAAGAAGCCGAGACCAACGGTGGCGAAATTGATTCCCACACCATCCACCGCCTGTTCGAAGACCGCTACCTGAAGGTTCATGAAGACTGGTCACTGCGTTCCTACGATCTGCATCGGGACGAAGAGGGTGTTCGTGCGGAAGTGGTGGTCGGTAGCGACACGTCTCCCGTGACCTTTGAGGGCTGCGGATTGGGTGCGGTTGAGGCGGTGTCTGACGGGCTGGCCAAGCGATTTGGCGTAACGGTGGCGGTAGAGGCATACGATGAGTTTGCTCTGGGCGAGGGCACCAACGCCAATGCCTTGGCCTGTATTCGCCTGACCGCCAATGGTCAGCATTGCAGCGCAGCGGCCCTGGCGGAAGATACCACCTCGGCGACCCTGCAGGCGCTGTTTTCAGCAGTGGCCCAGGCGGTGGGTACGGATATGCCGGCAGCAAAGGCTCCGGAGGCGACGGAAACTGCCTGATCGCCGGGCGGTACCACGCCAGAACGCAAAACAGCCGGCAAATTTGCCGGCTGTTTTGTTTTCCGTCTACCCGTGAGGGGCATCCGGCGGTAAACCTGAACCCTTAGAGAGGGGTTACGTTTTCCGCCTGGGGGCCTTTGGGTCCCTGAGTAACGGTGAACTGCACCTGCTGACCTTCTGTCAGGGTGCGGAAACCGTTGGAGTTGATTGCACTGTAGTGAACGAAAACGTCACTGCCGCCTTCCTGGGCAATAAAGCCAAAGCCCTTGGATTCGTTGAACCACTTAACGTGGCCAGTTTTGGTATCGGACATCGATCTTTCCTGTCTTACTGAAAATTTGCCCTCACGGGACCTTCTTGTTTCGTACAGACGCTGGATCCATACAGATGCGGATTCTGCCAGAAGCAGAAGCCGTTGCTGTTGAGTCATCCGGAGCGTACTGAGGAAGGGGCAACGCGAAGCCTGGGCAGGACGTTGAAGCGCATTCGTCAAATACCGCTGCAGAGGATCACAGCAATTTTCAGTATAGACCGACTTTGGGGGGCGTCAATTGTTTTTTTGGTGATCAGTGCCGGGATTTTAATTGATAAAAAACAACGGGTTGTCATAATGGTGAAACACAACTCTGCCGGTCTTTGAGGCAGAGTTGTGTTGTGATCCCGCATGGAGTGGTGGGGTAGGTCAGCGCACGAACTTCTCGCTGATCTCCTCCAGGATGGCGGGGTCATCAATGGTGCTGGGTACGCTGTACTCTTCACCGTCCGCAATCTGGCGGATGACGCGGCGCAGAATCTTGCCAGACCGGGTCTTCGGTAAACGCTCTACCACCATGGCCCGACGGAAGCACGCTATGGCGCCAATCTTGTCGCGGACCATTTCTACCAGCTCTTCTTCCAGTTCATCCTGGTCTATGGTTGCGCCGTCTTTGATCAGCACCAGGCCGACCGGGATCTGGCCCTTCATGTCGTCGTGGGCGCCTACAACACAGCACTCCGCGACTGCCGGGTGTGAAGCCACCACCTCTTCCATTTCGCCGGTGGACAGGCGATGTCCGGCGACGTTGATCACGTCATCGGTCCTGCCCATGATGAACACGTAGCCGTCGTCATCAATAAAGCCGCCGTCGCCGGAGCTGAAAAAGCCGGGAATCGGATTCAGGTAGCTGCTCTGGAAGCGTTTGTCGTCGCCCCATACGGTCATCAGGCACCCCGGTGGCAGGGGCAGTTTGACGGCTATCTGGCCTTGCTCGCCGGCCGGTACCTGGCTGCCTTCCATATCGACGACCTGCACGTTGAAGCCGGGCGACGGTACCGTCGCCGAGCCCGGTTTGGTGGTCATCATTTCAATGCCTACCGGGTTGCAGCAGATGGCCCAGCCGGTTTCGGTCTGCCACCAGTGGTCGAGAATCGGCAGGCCCGTGTGTTCCTTCAGCCATTCGTAGGTGGGTGGGTCCAACCGCTCGCCGGCCAGGAAAATGCGTTTCAACGAAGAGACATCGTAGCGGCTTAGCTGATCAGCCTCCGGGTCTTCCTTGCGCACGGCCCGGAAGGCGGTGGGCGCGGTGAACAGCATGTTCACCTTGTGATCCTGGACTACCCGCCAGAAGGCGCCGGCGTCAGGGGTTTTTACCGGTTTGCCCTCATACAGGATGGTGGTGCAGCCGGCGAACAGGGGCGCATAGACAATGTAGCTGTGGCCTACCACCCAGCCCACGTCTGACGCCGCCCAGAAGACATCGCCGGGTTTGGCGTCGTAGACCAGTTTCATGCTGTATTTGAGTGCCACGGCATGGCCGCCGTTATCCCGCACCACGCCTTTTGGCTTTCCGGTGGTGCCGGAGGTGTAAAGCACATAAAGCGGGTCGGTGGCTTTCACTGGCACCGGATCTGCTGGCTCCGCATTGGCGGTCATGTCGTTCCAGTCGTAATCCCGTCCTTCCGACAGGTTGGCTGTGACTTGCGGCCGCTGGTACACCACACACAGCTCAGGCTTGTGGCTGGATTGCTCAATGGCCCTGTCCACCAACGGTTTGTATTCAATGACCTTGGTGACTTCAATGCCGCAGGAGGCCGTGATCAGCGCCTTGGGCTTGGCATCCTCAATGCGCACCGCAAGTTCGTGGGCAGCAAACCCACCGAAAACCACTGAGTGGATGGCACCCAGGCGGGCACAGGCCAGCATGGCAATGGCTGCCTGCGGAATCATTGGCATGTAGATAATGACCCGGTCACCCTTCTCGATCCCGCGAGCACGCAGGGCGCCGGCAAACAGGGCTACTTCATCCCGTAATTCGTCATAGGTGAAGTGTTGCTGGCTGTTTGTCACCGGCGAATCGTAAATCAGGGCTGTCTGTTGACCGCGGCCCGCCCGGATGTTGGCATCAAGCGCTACGTCGCTGGTATTCAGAAGGCCATCGGGGAACCACTGGCCGTGACCGTTATCGAGTGCCTGCCAGATGGTGTTCGGGGTTTCGATCCAGTCAATGTTCTGGGCCTGCTCGCGCCAGAAGTCATCCCGTTGGTCGATAGACCGGCGGAACTCGGAGTGGTATGTCATGCTTTCCACCTCAGTTGTGCTGTTATTGTTCTGTGGCTGTTATGCACAACTGTAGGAGCTTTAGAAACAGGGGCTACTAGACCATAGGCGTAGTTGGCCGTTTTTATCCGTTCAATCCCCGTTGGAATTGATCTCCGTCACCTTCGCCGTGACGCTGCCGTGGCCCAGCCGGGCGGTGATGGCGGCGCCTTCGCCAAGCTGGCTGGCGTCACGAACAATCTGATTCTGCTCATCCCTCACAATCGCGTAACCGCGCCCCAGGGTGGCAAGCGGGCTGACAACGTGGAGTGCCTGGGCGTTGTATTGGTAGCGTTCCTGTTGCTGCTTCAGGTAATGGCGGGTGGCCATCTCCAGGCGTTCATGGAGCCGGGTCACCTGGTCCCGGGCGGCGATCAGTGTCCGGCGTGGGGATTGGGTGGCAAGGCGCTGGGTCAGGTGATCGGTTTTTACCCGGGTTTGGGTCAGTCGCTGGGCGATCGCCTTGTTCAGCCGTACGTCCAGCTCATCCATGCGCTGCGCCTTTTCCTGCAATTCCCTGCGTGGGTCCCGCAGCCGTGCAGACAGGTGGCCAAGCTGGGTGTGCAGGCGCTGGGTTAGCCGGCGCGCCGCCTGGCTCAGCCTCAGTTCCTGCTCGTTCAGCCGGCGCAGCCAGTGGTTTTGGTCCGGGGAAACCTTCTCAGCGGCCGCTGAGGGGGTGGGGGCGCGAAGATCGGCTACGAAATCCGCAATGGTGACATCCACTTCATGGCCCACTGCACTGACGGTGGGGATACTGCAGTTGGCAATGGCCCGGGCTACCGCTTCTTCATTAAAGCACCACAGGTCTTCCAGTGAGCCGCCGCCGCGCCCGATGATCAGGACATCGGCCACGCCGTGTTGCTGGGCGCGCTGTATTGCGTTGACGATGTCGGCCGTGGCGGCCTGGCCCTGTACTGCTGTGGGGTAGAGGGTGACGGGGATGGCGGGGCAGCGCCGGGCCAGCACGGTCAATATGTCATGGATGGCGGCGCCCGTGGGCGAAGTCACAACACCAATGTGGCGCGGTGTGGCTGGAATGGCCTTTTTCCTTGCCGGGTCGAACAGGCCCTCCGATTGCAGTTTCAGCTTCAGGGCCTCAAAGGCCTGTTGCAGTTCACCCAGTCCTGCCGGTTCCAGGTGTTCGACAATGATCTGATAGTCGCCCCGGTTCTCGTAGAGTGTGACCTTTCCGCGGATGCGAATCTGGTCGCCTTCACGGGGCAGGGTGCGCAGGCGTTGATTGGCACCCCGGAACATGGCACAGCGCACCTGGCATTTCTGGTCTTTCAGGGAAAAGTACCAGTGGCCGGAGGAAGGTCTTGAAAATCCGGACAATTCGCCCTCCACCCACACCTGCATAAAGCTGGTTTCCAGCAGATGCCGTGCCTGGTGGTTGAGTTCGCTGACCGACAGGGCCCGGGGCCGGGAATCCGGATAAGGGGGTATCAAAGGGCGCGCTCCGTGATTATTCATACGCAATAGCCGAAAGAGAGGGGTAAAAATAACGGAAATTCAAAAAGATGCAACCAAACACCAAAAACCTCGCGGTTTACTGTCTGTTGGCACCACTTTATAATAGATCGATTAAGGATTTTGCCTTGCTGTGCCGCCGCGGGTACAGCATGGAATTTCCAAACTTAGCATGTTCAAAAGGCGGACCCAAATGCTGCGTATTGCCGAAGAAGCCCTCACGTTTGACGACGTTCTCCTCGTGCCCGGATATTCCGAAGTTCTGCCTCATCAGGTGGAGCTGAAGACTCAATTGACCAAAGGCATCACCCTGAATATTCCGCTGGTGTCATCGGCCATGGATACGGTCACTGAAGCCGAGCTGGCCATCGCCATGGCTCAGGAAGGCGGCATCGGCATCATGCACAAGAACATGTCAGTGGAACAGCAGGCGGCTGCCGTACGCAAGGTCAAGAAATACGAGAGCGGCGTTGTTAAAGATCCGATTACCGTAACGCCTGAAACCACCGTCCGTGAGCTGGTCGATATCACCATGGCCAACAGCATCTCCGGGCTGCCGGTTGTGGATGGCCACGATCTGGTTGGTATCGTCACTGGCCGCGATATTCGCTTTGAAAGCCGGATGGACACGCTGGTGCGTGACATCATGACGCCGAAGGAAAAACTGGTCACCGTCAAAGAAGGCGCGAGCCTGGAAGAGATCAAAGAGCTGCTGCACCGTCACCGCATCGAGAAAGTCCTGGTGGTGAACGACGACTTTGAACTGCGGGGCCTGGTCACCGTCAAGGATATCCAGAAAGCCAAAGACTACCCGCTGGCATGCAAAGACGAGCAGGGCCGTCTGCGCGTGGGTGCAGCGGTGAGCACCGGTGGTGATACCGATGCCCGGATTGCAGCGCTTGCCGAAGCGGGCGTGGATGTGATTGTGGTGGATACCGCCCATGGCCATTCCAAGGGTGTGATTGACCGGGTTCGCTGGGTAAAGCAGAACTACCCTGATGTTCAGGTGATTGGCGGTAACATTGCCACCTCGGGTGCAGCGATTGCCCTGGCGGATGCCGGCGCGGATGCGGTCAAGGTGGGCATCGGTCCTGGCTCCATCTGTACCACCCGTATTGTCGCCGGCATTGGTGTGCCGCAGATTTCGGCGGTGTCCAATGTGGCAGCGGCGCTGAAAGAGCGCGGCGTCCCCGTGATTGCCGATGGTGGTATCCGGTTCTCCGGTGATATCGCAAAAGCCATCGCAGCGGGCGCCCACAGCGTCATGATCGGTAGCCTGCTGGCGGGTACTGACGAAGCCCCGGGTGAAGTGGAATTGTTCCAGGGTCGGAGCTACAAGGCATACCGTGGCATGGGATCTATCGGTGCCATGGGGCAGGGTTCCAGCGACCGCTATTTCCAGGACGCCAGCAAAGGCATTGAAAAACTGGTGCCGGAAGGCATTGAAGGCCGTGTGGCCTGCAAAGGCCCCATGCGCAACATCGTGCACCAGCTGGTGGGCGGTTTGCGTGCATCCATGGGTTACACAGGCAGTGCAACCATGGATGAGATGCGTACCAAGCCGGAATTCGTGCGCATTACCAACGCCGGGATGCGTGAGAGCCACGTTCATGACGTGACCATCACCAAAGAAGCTCCCAACTACCGAATCGGCTAAGAACTGTCTGATTTGACGCGGCCCGGTTTCCGGGCCGCGCTGTTTTTTTAAAGCCCGAGGACTCCATGGCTCAGAACATTCACGACCACCGTATCCTGATTCTTGATTTCGGTTCCCAGTACACCCAGCTGATCGCCCGCCGTGTGCGTGAAATTGGCGTGTACTGTGAAATCAAGGCCTTTGACGTAACAGACGAAGAACTCAACGAGTTCAATCCCAAAGGCATCATCCTGGCGGGTGGTCCGGAATCGGTAACCCAACTGGGTGGTCCCCGTGCACCGGAAGGGCTGTTCGACAAAGGCATTCCGATTCTGGGCATCTGCTATGGCATGCAGACCATGGCGGAGCAACTGGGCGGCCGTGTTGCCAGCTCTGAGAAGCGCGAATTCGGCTACGCCCAGGTGAAAGTTCGGGCCAAGGGCCCTCTGCTGCAGGACATTACCGACCACCTGACACCTGCGGGTGAGTCCCTGCTCGACGTCTGGATGAGCCACGGTGACAAAGTGGTTGCCATGCCGGAAGGCTTTGAGCTTTTAGCCTCTACCGAGAGCGCGCCGATTGCCGCCATGCAGGACCTCAGCCGTAACCTGTACGGTGTCCAGTTCCATCCGGAAGTGACCCACACTCTCCAGGGTAAGCGGATTCTCGAGCACTTTGTCCTGAATATCAGTGGCTGTGAGGCCCTGTGGACGCCGGCCAAGATTGTTGATGACGCGGTTCGCCAGATTCGTGAACAGGTAGGTTCCGAAAAGGTTCTGCTGGGGCTGTCCGGCGGTGTGGATTCCTCGGTAACTGCTGCGCTGTTGCACAAGGCCATCGGGGATCAGCTGACCTGCGTGTTTGTGGATAACGGCCTGCTGCGCCTGCACGAAGGCGATCAGGTGATGG
The window above is part of the Marinobacter sp. THAF197a genome. Proteins encoded here:
- the xseA gene encoding exodeoxyribonuclease VII large subunit, producing MNNHGARPLIPPYPDSRPRALSVSELNHQARHLLETSFMQVWVEGELSGFSRPSSGHWYFSLKDQKCQVRCAMFRGANQRLRTLPREGDQIRIRGKVTLYENRGDYQIIVEHLEPAGLGELQQAFEALKLKLQSEGLFDPARKKAIPATPRHIGVVTSPTGAAIHDILTVLARRCPAIPVTLYPTAVQGQAATADIVNAIQRAQQHGVADVLIIGRGGGSLEDLWCFNEEAVARAIANCSIPTVSAVGHEVDVTIADFVADLRAPTPSAAAEKVSPDQNHWLRRLNEQELRLSQAARRLTQRLHTQLGHLSARLRDPRRELQEKAQRMDELDVRLNKAIAQRLTQTRVKTDHLTQRLATQSPRRTLIAARDQVTRLHERLEMATRHYLKQQQERYQYNAQALHVVSPLATLGRGYAIVRDEQNQIVRDASQLGEGAAITARLGHGSVTAKVTEINSNGD
- the guaB gene encoding IMP dehydrogenase; translation: MLRIAEEALTFDDVLLVPGYSEVLPHQVELKTQLTKGITLNIPLVSSAMDTVTEAELAIAMAQEGGIGIMHKNMSVEQQAAAVRKVKKYESGVVKDPITVTPETTVRELVDITMANSISGLPVVDGHDLVGIVTGRDIRFESRMDTLVRDIMTPKEKLVTVKEGASLEEIKELLHRHRIEKVLVVNDDFELRGLVTVKDIQKAKDYPLACKDEQGRLRVGAAVSTGGDTDARIAALAEAGVDVIVVDTAHGHSKGVIDRVRWVKQNYPDVQVIGGNIATSGAAIALADAGADAVKVGIGPGSICTTRIVAGIGVPQISAVSNVAAALKERGVPVIADGGIRFSGDIAKAIAAGAHSVMIGSLLAGTDEAPGEVELFQGRSYKAYRGMGSIGAMGQGSSDRYFQDASKGIEKLVPEGIEGRVACKGPMRNIVHQLVGGLRASMGYTGSATMDEMRTKPEFVRITNAGMRESHVHDVTITKEAPNYRIG
- the guaA gene encoding glutamine-hydrolyzing GMP synthase is translated as MAQNIHDHRILILDFGSQYTQLIARRVREIGVYCEIKAFDVTDEELNEFNPKGIILAGGPESVTQLGGPRAPEGLFDKGIPILGICYGMQTMAEQLGGRVASSEKREFGYAQVKVRAKGPLLQDITDHLTPAGESLLDVWMSHGDKVVAMPEGFELLASTESAPIAAMQDLSRNLYGVQFHPEVTHTLQGKRILEHFVLNISGCEALWTPAKIVDDAVRQIREQVGSEKVLLGLSGGVDSSVTAALLHKAIGDQLTCVFVDNGLLRLHEGDQVMDMFASNMGVKVIRADSEDLFLSKLKGVNDPEQKRKIIGNTFIDVFDAEAAKIQDVNWLAQGTIYPDVIESAASKTGKAHVIKSHHNVGGLPETMKMKLVEPLRELFKDEVRKIGLELGLPYDMVYRHPFPGPGLGVRILGEVKKEYAEILRRADAIFLEELHRADLYHKTSQAFAVFLPVKSVGVVGDARRYEYVIAIRAVETIDFMTARWARLPYDLLETVSNRIINEISGVSRVTYDISSKPPATIEWE
- the leuA gene encoding 2-isopropylmalate synthase, which gives rise to MAFDHRKYVAFKPVAKKDRRWPDQVIEKAPTWCAVDLRDGNQSLIKPMSVAQKQRLFDLLVKLGFKEIEIGFPAASQPDFDFCRKLIEENRIPDDVKIQVLTQARPELIERTYEALEGAKQAIVHVYNSTSTVQREQVFGLDRAGIREIAVNGATLVKEIAARYPDTDWTFQYSPESFTGTELDFAAEVIDAVTEVWRPDQGQPVIINLPATVEMSTPNVFADQVEWICENIRYREHISISLHTHNDRGCAVAAAELGVMAGADRIEGTLMGNGERTGNMDLVTMAMNLYSQGIDPTLDLSGMAEITEVVEACTEISTHPRHPYAGELVFTAFSGSHQDAIRKCLARRKEGDAWNVAYLPIDPFDVGRRYEEVVRINSQSGKGGVAYVLERDYDITLPRWLQIEFSKVVQKEAETNGGEIDSHTIHRLFEDRYLKVHEDWSLRSYDLHRDEEGVRAEVVVGSDTSPVTFEGCGLGAVEAVSDGLAKRFGVTVAVEAYDEFALGEGTNANALACIRLTANGQHCSAAALAEDTTSATLQALFSAVAQAVGTDMPAAKAPEATETA
- a CDS encoding cold-shock protein, whose amino-acid sequence is MSDTKTGHVKWFNESKGFGFIAQEGGSDVFVHYSAINSNGFRTLTEGQQVQFTVTQGPKGPQAENVTPL